The Mesomycoplasma ovipneumoniae genome includes a region encoding these proteins:
- a CDS encoding DNA gyrase/topoisomerase IV subunit B has translation MSKDYQAENIVVLEGLEAVRKRPGMYIGGTGINELHHLVWEVVDNAVDEALAGFASKITLTIIDDNTISIEDNGRGIPVGIHPKHGVSAAEVVFTVLHSGGKFDGKSYKVSGGLHGVGASVVNALAKNLKVYIKREGKLWFQEYVNGGQKLADLSPIADLEKNETGTTIIFQPDFQILEKNNFQLLTIVNRIKNTAYLTQGIEFVIIDKRNGFNQSFCYNGGIRDYVSDLSKDFEKVSDKIIYADGEFEHNDEIIKIEVALNYISEDHEQIKSYTNNIHNIEGGTHELGLSDSLLRILNNYAINNKFIKSDADKFDKQDIKDGLIAIISVKHTNPIFEGQTKAKLNNKEVRPLVNKTLSTVLERFLAENPENADKIIKRNLLAQKAARAAKSAREAVKRKSAFDVGTLPGKLADCSTKDPQIAELYIVEGNSAGGSAKMGRDRNFQAILPLRGKVINSQRFQLEKVLRNEEIISMITAFGTGVGPEFNISKIRYQKIIIMTDADSDGSHIRSLLLTFLFRYFKKLIEYGFVYIAIPPLYKISYNKKIEYAYNDAEKEAILSKISGENPKFNIQRYKGLGEMNPEQLWETTMDPKTRRMTQVQIHNIQEVAQIFDSLMGTDVTLRKIFIEENAQYAKIDV, from the coding sequence ATGTCAAAAGATTATCAAGCTGAAAATATTGTTGTTTTAGAAGGTCTAGAAGCTGTTCGCAAACGACCTGGAATGTATATTGGTGGAACCGGAATTAACGAATTACACCATTTAGTTTGAGAAGTTGTTGACAATGCTGTTGATGAAGCACTTGCTGGTTTTGCATCTAAAATTACCTTAACAATTATAGACGATAATACAATAAGTATTGAGGATAACGGGCGTGGAATTCCAGTTGGAATTCACCCAAAACACGGTGTTTCGGCTGCTGAAGTTGTTTTTACCGTCCTTCATTCAGGTGGAAAATTTGATGGAAAATCCTATAAAGTTTCAGGCGGACTACATGGGGTTGGTGCCTCAGTTGTTAATGCCTTAGCTAAAAATTTAAAAGTTTATATTAAACGTGAAGGCAAATTGTGGTTTCAAGAATATGTAAATGGTGGCCAAAAACTTGCTGATTTAAGTCCAATTGCTGACTTGGAAAAAAATGAAACAGGAACAACTATTATTTTTCAGCCCGACTTTCAAATTTTGGAAAAAAATAATTTTCAACTTTTAACAATCGTAAATCGTATTAAAAACACAGCTTACTTGACTCAAGGAATCGAGTTTGTAATTATCGACAAGAGAAACGGATTTAATCAAAGTTTTTGCTACAATGGCGGAATTCGTGACTATGTTTCTGATCTTAGCAAGGATTTTGAAAAAGTTAGTGACAAAATCATTTATGCCGATGGTGAATTCGAGCATAATGATGAAATTATTAAAATCGAAGTTGCGCTAAATTATATAAGCGAAGATCACGAACAAATTAAATCATACACAAATAATATTCACAATATTGAAGGCGGAACTCACGAACTGGGACTATCAGACTCACTTTTAAGAATTCTAAATAATTATGCGATTAATAATAAATTTATTAAATCTGATGCAGACAAATTTGACAAACAAGATATAAAAGACGGTCTAATTGCAATTATTTCTGTTAAACATACAAACCCTATTTTTGAAGGGCAAACAAAAGCAAAACTAAATAACAAAGAAGTTCGTCCACTTGTAAACAAAACTCTAAGCACTGTTCTTGAACGGTTTTTAGCCGAAAATCCAGAAAATGCCGACAAAATTATTAAAAGAAATCTGTTAGCCCAAAAAGCAGCTCGTGCAGCTAAATCTGCTCGTGAAGCAGTAAAGCGTAAATCAGCCTTTGATGTAGGGACGCTTCCAGGAAAACTTGCGGATTGTTCAACAAAAGATCCCCAAATCGCCGAATTATATATAGTTGAGGGAAACTCAGCTGGTGGGAGTGCCAAAATGGGTCGCGATCGTAATTTTCAAGCAATTTTACCTTTGCGAGGAAAAGTGATTAACTCACAACGTTTTCAACTTGAAAAAGTTTTGCGAAATGAAGAAATTATTTCAATGATTACCGCTTTTGGTACTGGAGTTGGCCCTGAATTTAATATTAGTAAAATTAGATACCAAAAAATTATAATAATGACTGACGCTGATTCAGATGGATCTCATATTCGCTCGTTACTTTTGACATTTTTGTTCCGTTATTTTAAAAAGTTAATTGAATATGGTTTTGTTTATATTGCAATTCCACCGCTATACAAAATTTCTTACAATAAAAAGATCGAATATGCCTATAATGATGCAGAAAAAGAGGCTATTTTAAGTAAAATTAGTGGCGAAAATCCTAAATTTAATATCCAAAGATACAAAGGGCTTGGAGAAATGAATCCTGAACAACTTTGAGAAACAACAATGGATCCAAAAACCCGTCGAATGACTCAAGTTCAAATTCATAATATCCAAGAAGTAGCACAAATTTTTGATTCCTTAATGGGCACAGACGTAACTTTGCGTAAAATTTTTATCGAGGAAAATGCCCAATATGCAAAAATTGACGTTTAA
- a CDS encoding P97 family adhesin produces MNKSSKSKTLLLAGGISGLIGAGIVGLTIGLTVNIKYNSENPRTQVNQFASRVSNLAFNLNAFNADSDYKDVKSALLDESNKIKNAENALESFSFFEKKGGNLEKLDFSDSEFSDAKISYQILEILPDDANQNFKVKFQASQKLQNGDVAKSDIYEQVVSFVKESTILIAEFNFSLQKITSRLNQQVQNLISARTANFADQNSATSNPTDPSTIRPVDFQHDLNKSKDSKEFSEKISSYFPSLKNLLASLKNSQENKLPNSMDTIFNFDFARDKSTGQFVSLQNQVPSFFLEANLTSTARQMLDSSSSFATVVNAIKLEKNDKSSYFLNYSDFFDNLSLKNLDKTDFKSEMDDKLAVEFLAQIKSGFFSDPAERSESLKSEILDLLKDKKLAFSFGNFGQKFKNHNSSKTLKVSFDPLEAKIDATDKTKVLIPYTISVNSQFFMPSNSPLEISQKTGTLEISGLKQLESLGQLNSDIFKTRFLEGLGTNNKQKQAVFDQYGAGIKSSSRKVAKEEIEALFGTSPKTNEIRNIIENNYDLDLGPYISLLDSWVGKLKHPSLSEIKKMTKDGTQSTRNAGVSSIESRNFFRDGHQVASYFQDLLTKDRKTFLETLFELTKKWGLIAESSQIPQSLLDSKDNIFEEANKISLTQGEIKKLSFNNLWRDSEGIGFYGTLVLPTSIKTELGTKKGDSSIFEYLKTQKVTTKESNESGTETENYAKFEKFGDVLSAFFLKAGQFDNFKSWAKLDDNLKYTLEFVKEDQQEKDEVSKKIQEVGKEQETEEVKKVEGAQNQGKKAEGAQNQGKKAEGAQNQGKKEKVLPVKFSFKLESNDGSILNVKTPEIKAFIELEDDEIYKNRKEINELDKAVIQLQSQFRETSLDSSKYSELTFPKKVEGSQNQGKKAEGAQNQGKKAEGAQNQGKKSEGTPNQGTTDQNSLTSYLPELGKKVEEYLETHFKDKNYKTLVESISDSFDKTTKILFFVLVKDDSSSDSGSSGTSTTPPQKRSTLRVRITINKTETTTTTGSTSTSGEVSSSS; encoded by the coding sequence ATGAATAAATCATCAAAATCCAAAACCCTTTTGCTGGCGGGGGGGATTTCGGGACTTATCGGAGCTGGTATTGTCGGCCTTACAATCGGTCTTACAGTAAATATAAAATATAATTCTGAAAATCCAAGAACTCAAGTAAATCAGTTTGCATCTCGTGTTTCAAATTTGGCCTTTAATTTAAATGCTTTTAACGCTGATTCAGATTATAAAGACGTAAAAAGTGCGCTTTTAGATGAAAGCAATAAAATTAAAAATGCCGAAAATGCGCTTGAATCCTTTTCTTTCTTCGAGAAAAAGGGTGGGAATTTAGAAAAATTAGACTTTTCTGACTCAGAATTTTCTGATGCAAAAATTAGCTACCAAATTCTAGAAATTCTCCCAGATGATGCTAACCAAAATTTTAAAGTTAAATTTCAAGCTAGCCAAAAATTACAAAATGGCGATGTTGCCAAATCCGACATTTATGAACAAGTTGTTTCTTTTGTCAAAGAATCAACTATTTTAATTGCCGAATTTAATTTTTCCTTACAAAAAATTACCAGCAGACTTAATCAGCAAGTTCAAAATTTAATTTCTGCTAGAACCGCAAATTTCGCGGATCAAAATTCAGCAACTTCAAATCCAACAGATCCTAGCACAATTAGACCAGTTGATTTCCAACATGACCTAAATAAATCAAAAGACTCAAAAGAATTTAGTGAAAAAATTAGCTCATATTTTCCTTCACTTAAGAATTTATTAGCAAGCCTTAAAAACTCGCAGGAAAATAAACTTCCAAATTCAATGGATACAATTTTTAATTTCGATTTTGCCCGTGATAAGTCAACCGGTCAATTTGTTAGTCTTCAAAATCAAGTTCCTTCATTTTTCTTAGAGGCAAATCTTACTTCAACTGCTAGACAAATGCTTGACTCAAGTTCGAGTTTTGCTACTGTCGTAAATGCAATTAAATTAGAAAAAAACGATAAAAGTTCTTATTTTTTAAATTATTCAGATTTTTTTGATAATTTAAGTTTGAAAAATTTAGATAAAACAGACTTTAAATCAGAAATGGACGACAAATTGGCTGTTGAATTTTTAGCCCAAATTAAATCTGGATTTTTTAGCGACCCTGCTGAGCGCTCTGAAAGTCTAAAGTCAGAAATTTTAGATCTTTTAAAAGACAAAAAACTTGCTTTTAGTTTTGGTAATTTTGGCCAAAAGTTCAAAAACCACAATTCAAGCAAAACTCTTAAAGTTTCATTTGATCCTTTAGAAGCAAAAATTGATGCAACTGATAAAACTAAAGTTTTAATTCCTTATACAATTTCAGTTAATAGCCAATTTTTCATGCCAAGCAATTCTCCTTTGGAAATTAGTCAAAAAACTGGAACTCTTGAGATTAGCGGACTTAAACAATTAGAAAGCTTAGGTCAGTTAAATAGTGATATTTTTAAAACACGCTTTTTAGAAGGACTTGGAACAAATAATAAACAAAAACAGGCAGTTTTTGACCAATATGGGGCAGGAATCAAATCGTCTTCACGCAAGGTTGCAAAAGAAGAAATTGAAGCTCTTTTTGGAACCAGTCCAAAAACCAATGAAATTCGCAACATTATAGAAAATAATTACGATTTAGACCTTGGGCCTTATATTTCTTTATTAGACTCTTGAGTTGGAAAACTTAAACACCCAAGTTTGTCAGAGATTAAAAAAATGACTAAAGACGGGACTCAATCAACTAGAAATGCTGGAGTTTCAAGTATTGAATCTCGTAATTTTTTCCGTGATGGACACCAAGTTGCTAGTTATTTCCAAGATTTACTAACAAAAGACAGAAAAACTTTCCTTGAAACACTTTTTGAACTTACCAAAAAATGAGGGCTTATTGCTGAATCAAGTCAAATACCTCAAAGTCTTTTAGATTCTAAAGACAATATTTTTGAAGAAGCAAATAAAATTAGTTTGACTCAAGGCGAAATCAAAAAACTTTCATTCAATAATTTATGAAGAGATAGCGAAGGTATCGGGTTTTATGGAACTTTGGTTCTGCCAACAAGTATTAAAACTGAACTTGGAACTAAAAAAGGTGACTCATCAATTTTTGAGTATCTAAAAACTCAAAAAGTGACAACTAAAGAATCGAATGAGTCCGGAACTGAAACTGAAAATTATGCCAAATTTGAAAAATTTGGTGATGTTTTATCAGCATTTTTCCTAAAAGCTGGTCAGTTTGACAACTTTAAGTCTTGAGCAAAACTTGATGACAATTTAAAATATACACTTGAATTTGTCAAAGAAGATCAACAAGAAAAAGATGAAGTTTCTAAAAAAATTCAAGAAGTAGGCAAAGAACAGGAAACTGAAGAAGTTAAAAAAGTCGAGGGAGCACAGAACCAAGGCAAAAAAGCTGAAGGTGCTCAAAATCAGGGTAAAAAAGCAGAGGGTGCTCAAAACCAAGGCAAAAAAGAGAAAGTTTTGCCTGTTAAATTTAGCTTCAAACTCGAATCCAACGACGGAAGTATATTAAATGTTAAAACTCCAGAAATAAAAGCATTTATAGAACTCGAAGATGATGAAATCTATAAAAATAGAAAAGAAATTAACGAACTAGATAAAGCAGTTATTCAACTTCAAAGTCAATTTAGAGAGACCAGTCTTGACTCAAGTAAATATTCAGAATTAACTTTCCCTAAGAAAGTGGAAGGTTCTCAAAACCAAGGCAAAAAGGCTGAAGGAGCACAAAACCAAGGGAAAAAAGCTGAGGGAGCACAAAATCAAGGTAAAAAATCAGAAGGTACTCCAAATCAAGGCACAACTGACCAAAATAGCCTTACAAGTTACCTTCCTGAATTAGGAAAAAAAGTTGAAGAATATCTCGAAACTCATTTTAAAGATAAAAATTATAAAACCCTAGTTGAATCTATTTCTGACTCGTTTGACAAAACTACTAAAATTCTATTTTTTGTTTTAGTAAAAGATGACTCTAGTTCAGATTCAGGTTCATCTGGAACTTCAACAACACCCCCTCAAAAAAGATCTACTCTAAGAGTTAGAATTACTATTAATAAAACTGAAACAACAACAACAACCGGCTCAACCTCAACATCAGGGGAAGTCAGTAGCAGCAGCTAA
- a CDS encoding amidohydrolase family protein, translating into MLYKNLRIISHLEEFFGWIELDESGTIVNLGRGNTDFEGVDCKNNILLPAFIDSHTHGGYGFSFEDFSILNWEKNFLEYKEKLHKFEGVAAIFGTTVTQSWSKIQQNSEFFSFLLKKYPYFFLNWYLEGPFISVEKKGAHDANLIISAKNFHFEFLAKKFAKKITVVVAPERNSAKLINFYHKSINFAIGHSNSFDFEKDHELKNYRRFTHFFNGSSNFDHRSQSLTNLIFESKLPRNFLVELITDGLHIRNSTLKFTIKNLKKENWIAVSDSLAQKGLKDGFYNLGDLETEKKGDLFYLKNSQQIAGSGMSYLSILKNLKQNLKLSWQEIVFCSSYNVAKAHNLLDYFGTIKVGQKANFVIVDDDFNLKMVVIFGQIYLHF; encoded by the coding sequence ATGTTATACAAAAATTTAAGAATTATAAGCCATTTAGAAGAATTTTTTGGCTGAATTGAGTTAGATGAGAGCGGAACTATTGTCAATTTAGGACGTGGAAATACCGATTTTGAAGGTGTTGATTGCAAAAATAACATTTTGTTGCCAGCTTTTATCGATTCGCACACTCATGGTGGTTATGGTTTTTCATTTGAGGATTTTTCTATCCTAAATTGAGAAAAAAATTTTCTTGAGTATAAGGAAAAATTACATAAATTTGAAGGCGTAGCGGCTATTTTTGGAACAACAGTTACTCAATCTTGGTCTAAAATTCAACAAAATTCTGAGTTTTTTAGTTTTTTACTTAAAAAATATCCATATTTTTTCCTAAATTGGTATTTAGAAGGACCTTTTATTTCTGTTGAAAAAAAGGGTGCTCATGATGCAAACTTAATTATTTCGGCTAAAAATTTTCATTTTGAATTTTTAGCAAAAAAATTTGCTAAGAAAATTACAGTTGTAGTTGCCCCTGAAAGAAACTCAGCAAAATTAATTAATTTTTATCATAAATCAATTAATTTTGCAATTGGTCATTCAAATTCTTTTGACTTTGAAAAAGATCATGAATTAAAAAACTATCGTAGATTCACTCACTTTTTTAATGGCAGTTCTAATTTTGATCATAGAAGTCAATCACTTACTAACCTAATTTTTGAATCAAAATTACCTAGAAATTTTCTAGTAGAGCTAATTACCGACGGACTTCATATTAGAAATTCAACATTAAAATTCACAATAAAAAATCTCAAAAAAGAAAATTGAATTGCTGTTTCAGATTCACTTGCCCAAAAAGGGCTTAAAGACGGATTTTATAACTTAGGAGATTTAGAAACTGAGAAAAAAGGCGATTTATTTTATTTGAAAAATTCACAACAAATCGCCGGAAGTGGAATGAGTTATCTTAGTATTCTCAAAAATTTAAAGCAAAACCTTAAACTTTCATGACAAGAGATTGTTTTTTGCTCTTCGTATAATGTTGCAAAAGCCCACAATCTTTTAGATTATTTTGGCACAATAAAAGTTGGCCAAAAGGCAAATTTTGTTATTGTTGATGACGATTTTAATCTAAAAATGGTAGTAATTTTTGGGCAAATTTATCTCCATTTTTAA
- a CDS encoding P110/LppT family adhesin N-terminal domain, translating into MKLLKKPFWLVSTILGSAIALSAVIGIPLGLKAYNNSYYSFLNEIPTEHALANTGSVSSEQFSTIVSNLKLNPNIANISAKTALAAAKSRLYQFDLSSGFDFGDLKSKDYQISFNFENAIAEDTSIKNVVIFARSEKEQITYSKQIELKGFAASDQASGDLDKFQVDESKSFIDVSRSNLLQAEFENKLKTNFQKSTSIINNFSKLESTLATSGASLSLYNSLDEPIFLDSDYSLEAVVDSKNQLSFTEKDKKLFLDVNLVNKKDNKTKKLSLEIRGLIDPDEFKSTLMTWLQGHFSGNIKMKEALQEALIKDKTTLVDFLYNQKSGTNTEKIITKPVSELFEIDLSQLSPRTKFGTFDLKIEPKLFDATKISQADQQKLLKDKKVRFEFDINFSRQDSQLEQKITVYLDVFVDLNKYEQALGQLLGSVNSVQEFSLKDQSGPRTLSTNEIKETVDELFELAKTATNLEEPSDEVVSRVFLLDNGRYPSTREITKSKNELKKVIEEAKAKASSISSQSVNVSNFADEESATTSETGTTADTTSGPESTPGQTPTPDSSPKIGTNVWTTLNTASIYNLSDAKVEYQIDVKEDHQLVFDFKLVSTNDDSKVLASSQIVVNNVINSEKSAYDIVKKYNPSLFLDPISLENTDKDGKVSLFDPENKNLAFQSEQARRTADGLELTKALKFQSNRAETSKTEATKPEASKTEATKTEAAKPVAVKTEATKTETAKPKVPPKPFSRVDSGAVYLAFSAKGISDGKQHYLLSDKDGKGIFIQKLESKEGEKPVYVIGMDYKQLANYVYLRQEFGSKKLGISAYTQLFGGSTDLLRVLDKQQVLVTSGISRKNTTQGSNRSTNSQLKPSLYLHNSWDGFALFPTIPPKMLYEKTEIFLGKTTPKPTVPTINDTANNVYYSQSFYSPKEETDVTKNKNLIEEDANLLLEIIKTPFSITLSLYSSNAEDPKNYKEVGDVIYNIDPSKTWNPFPNYFNLDWDQIGPAEAKPAEPVAEQTPESGKSQSTITLKAFAVFDHPDFTNGKTSRARQEITEAFIDAYIKK; encoded by the coding sequence ATGAAACTATTAAAAAAGCCTTTTTGATTAGTATCAACAATTTTAGGATCAGCAATTGCACTAAGCGCTGTTATTGGGATCCCACTGGGTCTAAAAGCCTATAATAATTCTTATTATTCATTTTTAAATGAAATTCCAACAGAGCACGCCCTTGCAAATACAGGTAGTGTTTCAAGCGAACAATTTAGTACAATTGTCTCAAATTTAAAACTAAATCCAAATATTGCTAATATTTCAGCAAAAACTGCACTTGCAGCGGCCAAAAGTAGACTTTACCAATTTGATCTAAGTTCAGGTTTTGATTTTGGTGATCTAAAATCAAAAGACTATCAAATTAGTTTTAATTTTGAAAATGCTATTGCTGAAGATACTTCAATTAAAAATGTTGTAATTTTTGCCCGTTCAGAAAAAGAACAAATAACTTACTCAAAACAAATTGAACTCAAAGGTTTTGCAGCTAGTGATCAAGCCAGCGGTGATCTTGATAAATTTCAAGTTGATGAGTCAAAATCTTTTATTGATGTCTCAAGAAGCAATCTTTTACAAGCAGAATTTGAAAATAAATTAAAAACAAATTTCCAAAAATCAACAAGTATTATCAATAATTTTTCCAAACTTGAAAGCACACTGGCTACTTCTGGGGCTAGTCTTAGTCTTTATAATTCTTTAGATGAACCAATTTTCTTGGATAGTGATTATAGTCTTGAAGCTGTTGTTGACTCAAAAAACCAATTATCTTTTACAGAAAAAGATAAAAAATTATTTTTAGATGTTAATTTAGTTAATAAAAAAGATAACAAAACTAAAAAATTAAGTCTTGAAATTCGTGGTTTAATTGACCCTGATGAATTTAAATCAACACTTATGACATGACTTCAAGGTCATTTTAGTGGAAACATTAAAATGAAAGAAGCCCTTCAAGAAGCGCTAATCAAAGATAAAACCACATTAGTTGACTTTTTATACAATCAAAAATCAGGAACAAATACTGAAAAAATTATTACAAAACCAGTTAGTGAACTTTTTGAAATTGACTTAAGTCAATTAAGTCCAAGAACAAAATTTGGGACTTTTGATCTCAAAATTGAACCAAAACTTTTTGATGCAACCAAAATTAGCCAAGCTGATCAACAAAAACTTCTTAAAGACAAAAAAGTTCGCTTTGAATTTGATATTAACTTTAGCCGTCAAGACAGTCAGTTAGAACAAAAAATAACCGTTTATCTTGATGTATTTGTTGATTTAAATAAATACGAGCAAGCCCTAGGACAACTTCTTGGATCAGTAAATTCAGTTCAAGAATTTAGTCTTAAAGATCAAAGTGGACCAAGAACACTTTCAACTAATGAAATAAAAGAAACAGTTGACGAACTTTTTGAACTAGCAAAAACTGCTACTAATTTAGAAGAACCTAGTGATGAAGTTGTTTCAAGAGTATTTTTACTTGACAATGGTAGATACCCATCAACTAGGGAAATTACAAAATCTAAAAATGAACTTAAAAAAGTAATAGAAGAAGCTAAAGCAAAAGCTAGCTCAATTAGTTCACAATCTGTAAATGTTTCTAATTTTGCTGATGAAGAATCGGCTACAACTAGTGAAACAGGTACAACTGCTGATACAACTTCAGGTCCTGAATCAACTCCAGGCCAAACCCCAACCCCTGATTCATCCCCAAAAATTGGAACTAATGTTTGGACAACACTAAATACAGCTTCAATTTATAATCTTAGTGATGCAAAAGTTGAATACCAAATTGATGTTAAAGAAGATCACCAATTAGTTTTTGACTTTAAATTAGTTTCAACTAATGATGATTCAAAAGTTCTTGCTTCTTCCCAAATTGTTGTTAATAATGTTATTAACTCCGAAAAATCAGCTTATGATATTGTTAAAAAATATAATCCTTCCTTATTTTTAGATCCAATTAGTTTAGAAAATACTGATAAAGATGGAAAAGTTAGTTTATTTGACCCTGAAAACAAAAATTTAGCTTTCCAATCTGAACAAGCAAGAAGAACTGCTGATGGTCTTGAGCTTACAAAAGCTTTAAAATTTCAAAGTAATCGAGCCGAAACATCTAAAACTGAAGCAACTAAGCCCGAAGCTTCTAAAACAGAAGCCACAAAAACAGAGGCAGCAAAACCTGTAGCCGTAAAAACTGAGGCTACTAAAACTGAAACAGCAAAACCAAAAGTGCCTCCAAAACCATTTTCACGTGTTGATTCAGGTGCAGTTTATTTAGCTTTTAGTGCCAAAGGTATTTCTGATGGAAAACAGCACTATCTTTTGTCAGATAAAGACGGAAAGGGAATTTTTATCCAAAAACTTGAATCAAAAGAGGGTGAAAAACCGGTTTATGTCATTGGAATGGATTATAAACAGCTTGCAAATTATGTTTATTTAAGACAAGAGTTTGGGAGCAAAAAACTCGGAATTAGCGCCTATACTCAATTGTTCGGAGGTTCTACTGATTTATTAAGAGTTCTTGACAAACAACAAGTTCTAGTTACATCAGGAATTTCTAGAAAAAATACAACCCAAGGAAGTAACCGTTCTACTAATTCGCAACTAAAACCTTCTTTATACTTGCATAATTCATGAGACGGATTTGCTTTATTCCCTACTATTCCTCCAAAAATGTTGTATGAAAAAACCGAGATTTTTCTTGGCAAAACAACACCCAAACCAACAGTTCCAACAATAAATGACACTGCAAATAACGTCTATTATAGCCAATCTTTTTACTCACCAAAAGAAGAAACTGATGTTACAAAAAATAAAAATTTAATTGAAGAGGATGCAAATCTTTTATTAGAAATAATAAAAACTCCTTTTTCAATAACCCTAAGTTTATATTCTTCCAACGCTGAAGATCCTAAAAATTACAAAGAAGTTGGCGATGTTATTTATAATATCGACCCTTCAAAAACTTGAAATCCTTTCCCAAACTACTTTAATTTAGATTGAGACCAAATAGGTCCAGCTGAAGCAAAACCAGCTGAACCAGTGGCAGAACAAACTCCTGAATCTGGCAAATCCCAATCTACAATTACTTTAAAAGCTTTTGCCGTTTTTGATCATCCTGATTTTACAAATGGCAAAACTTCTCGTGCTCGTCAGGAAATAACTGAAGCATTTATTGATGCTTACATTAAAAAATAG
- a CDS encoding phosphotransferase produces the protein MNFSVFPPNISALIKNPSLIYCGLHNCTFTAFYQGQKVQIRIAKNNFVDWQNEKNFIQNDPNFLFYQKGNYIKKWIEGQILDSENLDFYIKKLFTELSKFHQRKNQKITKFDWQVNEINDEKYKKLVRKYQFDPQVICHNDLQFKNIIVSKTNLYFIDFEWVRHNNPYFDYVSLHLNLGISADKIIEFFGLSAEKFSDFMHLYKIFTEFWNKKWYT, from the coding sequence ATGAATTTCAGCGTTTTTCCTCCAAATATTAGCGCACTGATAAAAAATCCAAGCTTAATTTATTGTGGCTTACATAATTGTACTTTTACTGCTTTTTACCAAGGACAAAAAGTACAAATTCGAATAGCTAAAAATAATTTTGTTGATTGACAAAATGAAAAAAATTTCATTCAAAATGATCCAAATTTTCTTTTTTACCAAAAAGGAAATTACATTAAAAAATGGATTGAAGGCCAAATTTTAGACTCAGAAAACTTAGATTTTTATATTAAAAAGTTATTTACTGAACTTTCAAAGTTTCATCAGCGAAAAAATCAAAAAATTACTAAATTTGATTGACAAGTTAACGAAATTAACGATGAAAAATACAAAAAACTAGTTCGAAAATATCAATTTGATCCTCAAGTAATTTGCCATAATGATCTACAGTTTAAAAATATTATTGTATCTAAAACCAATCTGTATTTTATTGATTTTGAATGAGTTAGGCACAATAACCCTTATTTTGATTATGTTTCTTTGCATCTAAATTTAGGAATTTCCGCTGATAAAATCATTGAATTTTTTGGTCTGAGTGCTGAAAAATTCAGTGATTTTATGCATTTATACAAGATTTTTACAGAATTTTGAAATAAAAAGTGGTATACTTAG